In Melanotaenia boesemani isolate fMelBoe1 chromosome 18, fMelBoe1.pri, whole genome shotgun sequence, the following proteins share a genomic window:
- the LOC121628533 gene encoding cystatin-B-like isoform X1 yields MSANIGMSGTLGGYGETTDATEETQMLCDQVKTAVEEKTGKCVDEFKATKYRSQVVHGINFLIKVHVGGENYIHLHVFRALLCDGGLIQLVAVEQHKTKDDPLEPF; encoded by the exons ATGTCAGCAAACATCGGCATGTCTGGGACACTTGGAGGATATGGAGAAACCACGGATGCAACTGAGGAAACTCAGATGTTATGTGATCAG GTGAAGACTGCAGTGgaagagaaaacaggaaaatgtgttgatgaatttaaagctaCTAAATACAGGTCGCAGGTTGTACACGGAATCAACTTCCTTATCAAA GTTCATGTTGGAGGAGAGAACTACATCCATCTGCATGTGTTCAGAGCTCTTCTATGTGATGGAGGATTGATTCAGTTGGTTGCTGTAGAACAGCACAAAACCAAGGATGACCCTCTTGAACCTTTTTAG
- the LOC121628533 gene encoding leukocyte cysteine proteinase inhibitor 1-like isoform X2 has protein sequence MSANIGMFGTIGEYGETTDATEETQMLCDQVKTAVEEKTGKCVDEFEATKYRPQVVHRNNFLIKVHVGGENYIHLKVFSALPCNDGLIQMVALQQNKTKDDPLEPL, from the exons ATGTCAGCAAACATCGGCATGTTTGGGACAATTGGAGAATATGGAGAAACCACGGATGCCACTGAGGAAACTCAGATGTTATGTGATCAG GTGAAGACTGCAGTGgaagagaaaacaggaaaatgtgttGATGAATTTGAAGCTACTAAATACAGGCCACAGGTTGTACACAGAAACAACTTCCTCATCAaa GTTCATGTTGGAGGAGAGAACTACATCCATCTGAAAGTGTTCAGCGCTCTTCCATGTAATGATGGATTGATTCAGATGGTTGCTTTACAACAGAACAAAACCAAAGATGACCCTCTTGAACCTTTATAG
- the mix23 gene encoding protein MIX23: MAAPDGTLNCEDFSMFQEVLKVMRTIDDRIVHALNTTVPTVSFSGKVDATQTCKQLYESMMEAHMNRDKAIKACIAQTSEVVGQLRERRAKDSENMALIKQLRKEQTNLKLMQSELNVEEVVNDRSLKVFNERCRIHYKPPKVK, encoded by the exons ATGGCGGCGCCCGATGGAACTTTAAACTGTGAGGACTTTTCGATGTTTCAG GAGGTGCTGAAGGTGATGCGCACCATAGACGACCGCATCGTCCATGCTCTGAACACTACCGTGCCCACGGTGTCCTTCTCAGGAAAAGTGGATGCCACACAAACCTGCAAACAACTCTATGAGTCT ATGATGGAGGCCCATATGAACAGAGACAAGGCTATTAAGGCCTGTATAGCTCAGACATCTGAGGTGGTGGGACAGCTACGTGAACGGCGAGCAAAAGATAGTGAAAACATGGCACTAATCAAACAGCTCCGAAAGGAGCAAACCAAT TTAAAGCTAATGCAGTCAGAGCTGAATGTTGAAGAAGTTGTCAATGATAGAAGTCTGAAG GTTTTCAATGAAAGGTGCAGAATCCACTACAAGCCTCCGAAGGTGAAGTAA
- the LOC121628533 gene encoding cystatin-B-like isoform X3, giving the protein MFGTIGEYGETTDATEETQMLCDQVKTAVEEKTGKCVDEFKATKYRSQVVHGINFLIKVHVGGENYIHLHVFRALLCDGGLIQLVAVEQHKTKDDPLEPF; this is encoded by the exons ATGTTTGGGACAATTGGAGAATATGGAGAAACCACGGATGCCACTGAGGAAACTCAGATGTTATGTGATCAG GTGAAGACTGCAGTGgaagagaaaacaggaaaatgtgttgatgaatttaaagctaCTAAATACAGGTCGCAGGTTGTACACGGAATCAACTTCCTTATCAAA GTTCATGTTGGAGGAGAGAACTACATCCATCTGCATGTGTTCAGAGCTCTTCTATGTGATGGAGGATTGATTCAGTTGGTTGCTGTAGAACAGCACAAAACCAAGGATGACCCTCTTGAACCTTTTTAG
- the fam162a gene encoding protein FAM162B: MAFLRSRIFTDALFGQRYRGMCNKLQETKSESAPAAPAQAPRPSFKVPGYRPTEMDKKIFIWSGRFKSVDQIPEVVSFEMIDAARNKLRVKAAYFMMAATIGACLLMVILGKRAAGRHESLTSHNMEKKARWREELQRDKDTVTVSEK; the protein is encoded by the exons ATGGCTTTTCTCAGATCCCGCATTTTCACCGACGCTCTTTTCG GTCAAAGATATAGAGGGATGTGCAATAAACTTCAGGAGACCAAATCAGAGTCTGCTCCTGCAGCGCCGGCACAAG CACCACGTCCCTCTTTCAAAGTTCCAGGCTACAGACCCACTGAAATGGACAAGAAAATTTTCATCTGGTCAGGTCGGTTCAAGTCGGTAGACCAGATACCAGAGGTTGTGTC GTTTGAAATGATTGATGCTGCGAGGAACAAACTCAGAGTTAAAGCTGCCTATTTTATGATGGCAGCCACAATAGGAGCCTGTTTGTTGATGGTAATCTTAGGCAAAAGG GCTGCAGGCAGGCACGAGTCATTGACATCTCACAACATGGAAAAGAAAGCCAGGTGGAGGGAGGAACTCCAGAGAGACAAAGACACTGTTACTGTGTCTGAAAAGTAA